One genomic segment of Paraburkholderia phymatum STM815 includes these proteins:
- a CDS encoding CbtB domain-containing protein: protein MNDTALHHAGQTDEPAITPIPLRELLPWIVFGGLLMLLALYFVGAEQGATSLFPGMYVHEFVHDGRHLLGFPCH, encoded by the coding sequence ATGAACGACACCGCTCTGCACCACGCCGGTCAGACCGATGAACCCGCCATTACCCCGATTCCACTGCGCGAACTGCTGCCGTGGATTGTCTTCGGCGGCCTGCTGATGCTGCTCGCACTTTATTTCGTCGGCGCCGAGCAAGGCGCGACGTCGCTGTTTCCCGGCATGTACGTGCACGAGTTCGTGCACGACGGCCGCCACCTGCTCGGCTTTCCTTGCCACTGA
- a CDS encoding CbtA family protein, with the protein MVGKLLMRGMLAGIVAGLLTFAFARVAGEPLVDTAISLEHKLHAEHDHADAGGHDHDEELVSRGTQAGLGLLTGVVAYGMAFGGLFALSFAYLHGRVGKLSARALSAWLALGAYVAVVLVPTIKYPANPPSVGDPDTIGTRTGLFFLMIVTSLVVAVFSMKVRKHLMPRLGVWNASITGGIVFIAIIAAIQIALPTVNEVPEAFPAVVLWKFRVTALGMQAITWAVIGLLFGALAERSERIARESNAAARKSAYL; encoded by the coding sequence ATGGTTGGAAAATTGCTGATGCGAGGCATGCTCGCAGGCATCGTCGCGGGCTTGCTCACCTTCGCGTTTGCGCGCGTGGCAGGCGAGCCGCTGGTGGACACGGCGATCTCACTGGAACACAAGTTGCACGCCGAACACGATCACGCCGATGCCGGCGGCCACGATCACGACGAAGAACTCGTCAGCCGCGGCACGCAGGCGGGCCTCGGTCTGCTGACCGGCGTCGTCGCGTACGGCATGGCGTTTGGCGGCCTGTTCGCGCTCAGCTTCGCGTATCTGCACGGACGCGTCGGCAAGTTGAGCGCGCGCGCGTTGTCGGCGTGGCTCGCGCTCGGCGCGTACGTTGCCGTCGTGCTGGTGCCGACCATCAAGTATCCGGCGAATCCGCCCTCCGTCGGCGATCCCGATACGATCGGCACGCGCACCGGGCTGTTCTTTCTGATGATCGTCACGTCGCTCGTCGTTGCCGTGTTCTCGATGAAAGTCCGCAAGCATCTCATGCCGCGGCTCGGCGTGTGGAACGCGTCGATCACTGGCGGCATCGTGTTCATCGCGATCATTGCCGCGATCCAGATCGCGCTGCCGACGGTCAACGAAGTGCCGGAAGCGTTTCCGGCCGTCGTGCTGTGGAAGTTCCGCGTGACGGCGCTCGGCATGCAGGCGATCACATGGGCCGTCATCGGTCTGCTGTTCGGCGCGCTAGCCGAGCGCAGCGAACGCATCGCGCGTGAGTCCAACGCGGCCGCGCGCAAGTCGGCCTATCTTTAA
- a CDS encoding methyl-accepting chemotaxis protein, with the protein MVGWFRTLLAACVASIVVGLGIAFFSWRALRCAIMSPMRDALGQFDATASGELRTRVEIRSEDEMGSLLHGLATMQDRLGATIATVRKGSGSIAAATQQIAAGNLDLSQRTEQQAASLEQTAAAMEQLSTAQLNAENAQHANRVADGASSMTHIITAIEGSAFQTNLLALNAAVEAARAGEVRSLAQRSSRKTRRRRHRWLMRRSV; encoded by the coding sequence GTGGTCGGCTGGTTCAGGACGCTGCTCGCGGCGTGTGTCGCGAGCATTGTCGTCGGGCTGGGTATTGCGTTCTTCAGCTGGCGCGCGCTGCGCTGCGCGATCATGTCGCCGATGCGCGATGCGCTCGGCCAGTTCGACGCCACCGCGTCGGGCGAGTTGCGCACGCGCGTCGAGATCCGCTCCGAAGACGAGATGGGCTCGCTGCTGCACGGCCTCGCGACGATGCAGGATAGGCTCGGCGCGACGATCGCCACGGTGCGCAAGGGCTCCGGCTCGATCGCGGCTGCCACGCAGCAGATTGCAGCGGGCAATCTCGATCTCTCGCAGCGCACGGAACAGCAGGCGGCGTCGCTCGAACAGACTGCGGCCGCGATGGAGCAGCTGTCGACCGCGCAGCTGAACGCCGAGAATGCGCAGCATGCGAACAGGGTTGCCGACGGTGCATCGTCGATGACGCACATCATTACGGCGATCGAAGGCAGTGCGTTTCAGACCAACCTCCTCGCGCTGAACGCGGCCGTGGAAGCGGCGCGTGCGGGCGAAGTGCGCAGCCTCGCTCAACGCTCGTCGAGGAAAACGCGGCGACGGCGGCATCGCTGGTTGATGAGGCGAAGCGTCTGA
- a CDS encoding cyanate transporter: MNRTSRVDTPIFPRAARSAALSWHDGLWLAVIVAIGINLRPLLTSVSPLLATIRAATDLSFSGASLLTSLPVVAMGFGALGAGLLTRVVGEARGVALGLLAIAAACAARFAASSGAALLMTALLAGIGVAVIQALLPGVMKQRFHSRVPLAMGLFSASIMGGGGLGASVSPCVAKAFDSWRAGLAIWAIPAMLAGVCWLVLQRSMLADQRVASPAAAHARHTSHVAMWRKRRAWTLGLYFGLVNGGYTTLVAWLPAYYQQRGASVAHSGSLLAAMTVFQAASAMLLPLAAALFRDRRPWLVAGLSAQLTGVVGLLAWPDAAPLAWVAITGAGLGGTFSLTLVTSLDHADDHRVAGRLVAFVQGVGFIVAAISPIVAGRLRDLTGSFTAAWTMLAVCIAAMIALTFAFSPRSYARWLGAR; the protein is encoded by the coding sequence GTGAACCGGACTTCCCGCGTCGACACGCCGATCTTTCCGCGCGCAGCGAGATCCGCTGCCCTTTCGTGGCATGACGGGCTGTGGCTCGCAGTGATCGTCGCAATCGGCATCAACCTGCGGCCGTTGCTCACGTCCGTCAGCCCTCTGCTGGCGACGATCCGCGCGGCAACGGACCTCAGCTTTTCAGGCGCCTCGCTGCTGACGAGCCTGCCTGTCGTCGCAATGGGCTTCGGCGCATTGGGTGCGGGATTGCTGACGCGTGTGGTCGGCGAAGCGCGAGGCGTCGCGCTGGGATTGCTCGCGATCGCAGCCGCGTGCGCCGCGCGTTTCGCCGCGTCGAGCGGCGCGGCGCTGCTGATGACGGCGCTCCTTGCGGGCATCGGCGTCGCCGTCATTCAGGCGCTGCTGCCCGGCGTGATGAAGCAGCGTTTCCACTCGCGCGTACCGCTTGCGATGGGTTTGTTCTCAGCATCGATCATGGGCGGCGGCGGACTCGGCGCGAGCGTCAGCCCCTGTGTCGCGAAAGCGTTCGATTCGTGGCGCGCAGGGCTGGCGATATGGGCCATTCCCGCCATGCTCGCCGGCGTGTGCTGGCTCGTCTTGCAGCGCTCCATGTTGGCTGACCAACGGGTAGCCTCGCCCGCTGCGGCGCATGCCCGTCACACTTCGCATGTCGCCATGTGGCGCAAGCGCCGCGCGTGGACGCTGGGCCTGTACTTCGGGCTCGTCAACGGCGGCTACACCACGCTCGTCGCGTGGCTGCCCGCGTACTATCAGCAGCGCGGCGCAAGCGTCGCGCACAGCGGCTCGCTGCTCGCGGCGATGACGGTCTTCCAGGCAGCGTCGGCAATGCTCCTTCCGCTCGCGGCAGCATTGTTCCGCGACCGCCGGCCGTGGCTCGTGGCGGGGCTGTCGGCGCAACTGACGGGTGTCGTCGGCTTGCTCGCCTGGCCCGATGCCGCGCCGCTCGCGTGGGTCGCGATTACCGGCGCGGGACTCGGCGGCACGTTCTCGCTGACCCTCGTCACCTCGCTCGATCATGCCGACGATCATCGCGTCGCCGGGAGACTCGTCGCGTTCGTGCAGGGCGTCGGTTTCATCGTGGCGGCGATCTCTCCCATCGTCGCGGGACGTTTGCGCGACCTCACAGGTAGCTTCACGGCCGCGTGGACCATGCTCGCCGTATGTATCGCCGCGATGATCGCGCTGACCTTCGCGTTTTCTCCTCGCAGCTACGCGCGCTGGCTCGGCGCACGCTGA
- a CDS encoding histidine phosphatase family protein, with the protein MRTRLLLISHPATAAQRKGAFPDDDPLDAPAADEAAAFRASNAPLLDADLALSSPAACARDTAKAFGLAAHALAALADADYGRWRGRRLLELSDEEPDALAAWARDPSAAPHGGESFDALRFRVGGWLDALEHRGNTVAVTHASVIRAALIHVLQAPPAAFARIDVPPLAVVELRRSERGWTWRPTPHRPA; encoded by the coding sequence ATGCGCACACGCCTGCTGTTGATCAGCCACCCTGCGACGGCCGCGCAACGCAAGGGCGCCTTTCCCGACGACGACCCGCTCGATGCGCCCGCTGCCGACGAAGCCGCGGCGTTTCGCGCATCAAACGCGCCGCTGCTGGACGCAGATCTGGCGTTGAGCAGTCCGGCTGCGTGCGCGCGGGATACCGCAAAGGCCTTCGGACTCGCCGCGCATGCCCTGGCCGCGCTCGCCGACGCGGACTACGGACGCTGGCGCGGCCGCCGTCTGCTCGAGCTGTCAGACGAAGAACCCGACGCGCTGGCCGCATGGGCGCGCGATCCATCCGCCGCGCCGCACGGCGGCGAATCGTTCGATGCGTTGAGGTTTCGCGTCGGCGGCTGGCTCGATGCGCTCGAGCATCGGGGCAACACGGTTGCCGTCACGCACGCGAGCGTGATCCGCGCGGCGTTGATACACGTGCTGCAGGCGCCGCCCGCAGCGTTCGCGCGAATCGACGTGCCGCCGCTGGCCGTCGTCGAACTGCGGCGCAGCGAGCGCGGCTGGACGTGGCGGCCCACGCCTCACCGCCCGGCGTGA
- the infA gene encoding translation initiation factor IF-1 codes for MAKEELIELDGIVDEVLPDSRYRVTLDNGVVVGAYASGRMRKNHIRILAGDRVTLELSVYDLTKGRINFRHKDERSSGPRSAPVRRR; via the coding sequence ATGGCGAAAGAAGAACTCATCGAACTGGACGGCATCGTCGACGAAGTACTGCCCGACAGCCGCTACCGCGTGACGCTCGACAACGGCGTCGTCGTGGGCGCGTACGCATCGGGCCGCATGCGCAAGAATCACATCCGCATTCTCGCGGGCGACCGCGTCACGCTCGAATTGTCGGTCTACGACCTGACCAAAGGACGCATCAACTTCCGTCACAAGGACGAACGCAGCAGCGGCCCGCGCAGCGCGCCCGTGCGCCGCCGCTGA
- a CDS encoding GntR family transcriptional regulator encodes MATRPLTPPPAAHSDTVEDRIYASITAALLEGRLRPGAQLVERDLAAAFGCTRGALRKVLARLGFEGKLVLEANRGAFVPSPSEEDVRQVYRARQIVEAGIVAALCGALTAQDRRALKAHVASEKKALKDARIDEQVRLAGHFHVLLTQIAGGAALQGFVAQLVAKTELYKALYDPSKGTTCSADEHAHLIQALDAGHLNDALKAMREHLAELEERVVTRMRSGASDDPGAVFRG; translated from the coding sequence ATGGCCACACGCCCGCTCACACCGCCGCCCGCCGCCCATTCCGACACCGTCGAAGACCGCATTTACGCGTCGATTACGGCTGCACTGCTCGAAGGGCGCCTGCGGCCCGGCGCGCAACTCGTCGAACGCGATCTCGCGGCCGCTTTCGGCTGCACGCGCGGTGCGCTGCGCAAGGTGCTCGCGCGGCTCGGCTTCGAAGGCAAGCTCGTGCTCGAAGCGAATCGCGGCGCGTTCGTGCCGTCGCCTTCGGAAGAGGATGTGCGGCAGGTCTATCGGGCGCGGCAGATCGTCGAGGCGGGCATCGTCGCTGCGCTATGCGGCGCGCTGACGGCGCAGGACAGGCGTGCGCTGAAGGCACATGTCGCAAGTGAGAAAAAGGCACTGAAAGACGCCCGCATCGACGAACAGGTGCGGCTCGCCGGGCATTTTCACGTGTTGTTGACGCAGATCGCGGGCGGCGCGGCGTTGCAGGGCTTCGTCGCGCAACTGGTCGCGAAGACGGAGTTGTACAAGGCGCTCTACGATCCTTCGAAGGGTACGACCTGCTCCGCCGACGAACATGCACATCTGATCCAGGCACTCGACGCCGGCCATCTGAACGACGCACTCAAGGCAATGCGCGAGCATCTCGCGGAGCTGGAAGAGCGTGTCGTCACGCGCATGCGGTCTGGCGCGAGCGACGATCCTGGGGCGGTCTTTCGGGGATGA